A genomic region of Runella rosea contains the following coding sequences:
- a CDS encoding ABC-F family ATP-binding cassette domain-containing protein encodes MISVDNVTVEFGGRALFSDVTFNINEKDRIALMGKNGAGKSTLLKIIAGADKPTRGKISAPNDAVIAYLPQHLLTKDDVTVFEETAKAFAEVLGMKTELDELNHQLETRTDYESDAYMAIIERVSELSEKYYSTEEVNYDAEIEKTLLGLGFMRSDFDRKTNEFSGGWRMRIELAKILLQTPDLILLDEPTNHLDIESIQWLEEFLVNTAKAVIVISHDRAFVDNITNRTIEITMGRIYDYKVNYSQYLQLRKERHEQQQKQFNDQQKMIAETTEFIERFKGTYSKTLQVQSRVKMLEKLDIVEVDEVDTSALNLKFPPAPRSGNYPVIVEQLSKSYGDHLVFKDASMTIERGQKVAFVGKNGEGKSTLVKAIMGEIDYEGEMKLGHNSMIGYFAQNQAALLDGDLTVFQTIDNIAVGDIRTKIKDLLGAFMFSGESINKKVNVLSGGERTRLAMIKLLLEPVNLLILDEPTNHLDLKTKDILKDALKAFEGTIILISHDRDFLDGLAEKVFEFGNKRVKEHLEDINGFLRNKKMENLREIERKDK; translated from the coding sequence TCGGTGGACGAGCTTTGTTTAGTGATGTAACCTTCAACATCAACGAAAAAGACAGAATAGCCCTCATGGGCAAAAATGGAGCGGGCAAGTCAACCCTGCTCAAAATCATCGCAGGGGCCGACAAACCTACGCGCGGCAAAATCTCAGCCCCCAACGATGCCGTAATTGCCTATCTGCCCCAGCATTTGCTGACCAAAGACGACGTCACGGTTTTTGAAGAAACCGCCAAGGCGTTTGCCGAAGTGTTGGGAATGAAAACCGAACTGGATGAACTCAATCATCAGTTGGAAACGCGAACCGACTATGAATCAGATGCGTATATGGCCATTATTGAGCGCGTGTCGGAGTTGAGTGAGAAATACTACTCGACCGAAGAAGTCAATTATGACGCTGAAATCGAAAAGACACTTTTAGGACTTGGCTTTATGCGCTCGGATTTTGACCGTAAAACCAATGAGTTCAGCGGCGGCTGGCGGATGCGGATCGAATTGGCCAAGATTCTGTTGCAAACGCCCGATTTGATTTTGTTGGATGAGCCCACCAACCACCTCGACATTGAGTCGATTCAGTGGTTGGAGGAGTTTTTGGTCAACACCGCCAAGGCCGTCATCGTTATCTCACACGACAGGGCTTTTGTCGATAACATTACCAATCGCACCATTGAAATCACGATGGGACGTATCTATGATTATAAGGTAAACTATTCGCAGTACCTCCAACTCCGCAAAGAGCGCCACGAACAGCAGCAAAAGCAGTTTAATGACCAGCAGAAAATGATTGCCGAAACCACCGAGTTTATTGAGCGTTTTAAAGGAACGTATTCAAAAACCTTGCAGGTGCAGTCGCGGGTAAAAATGCTGGAGAAACTGGACATTGTGGAAGTGGATGAAGTGGATACCTCGGCGCTGAACCTGAAATTTCCGCCCGCGCCGCGCTCAGGCAATTATCCAGTCATTGTAGAGCAACTGAGCAAAAGCTACGGCGATCATCTGGTGTTTAAAGACGCAAGCATGACGATTGAGCGCGGACAAAAAGTGGCTTTTGTGGGCAAAAACGGCGAAGGGAAATCTACGCTCGTCAAGGCCATCATGGGGGAGATAGACTACGAAGGGGAAATGAAACTCGGACACAATTCCATGATTGGTTATTTTGCGCAGAATCAGGCCGCTTTGTTGGATGGAGATTTGACCGTTTTTCAGACGATTGACAACATCGCCGTGGGTGATATTCGAACCAAAATCAAAGACCTTTTGGGGGCGTTTATGTTTAGTGGTGAGAGTATTAACAAGAAAGTGAATGTGCTGTCGGGTGGAGAGCGTACTCGTTTGGCCATGATTAAACTCCTACTTGAACCCGTCAATCTTTTGATTCTTGATGAGCCTACCAATCACCTCGACCTCAAAACGAAAGATATTCTGAAAGATGCTCTTAAAGCCTTTGAAGGAACCATCATTTTGATTTCGCACGATCGTGATTTCTTGGACGGATTGGCAGAGAAGGTATTTGAGTTTGGTAATAAACGCGTCAAAGAGCACTTGGAAGACATCAACGGTTTTTTGCGGAACAAGAAAATGGAAAACCTGCGGGAGATTGAACGCAAAGACAAATAA